The Castanea sativa cultivar Marrone di Chiusa Pesio chromosome 4, ASM4071231v1 sequence ACCttctattataaattaattttcttatttcaccttcacttttttttttttttttgagaaagtatttATTCAAAACTTTTTCATTAATCAAAACACAACATTAAAGGAATACGAGTGATGTAAACCTACATGAATATTGAGAAGCCATCTTTCATGGTTTCCAACAATGACCTTGTTTTACATAACATcaaatttgtacaatttttgccACAAACTCCTCGATGTTCTTATCAGAGCTTCCACCTTCATCCAAAGCCTCATTAGCTAATTTCTTCCATTTCAATGCATTCCTTTTCATCTCCTCCCTTTTTTCTCCCATAACTTCATTAATACATAGTTCAATTTCTTCTCTTGTGACCATCCCTTTGTCATCTACCTTAACCCTAATTCCGACCTTCCACACATCCATGACACACTTAGAGTTGGTGGTTTGGTCACTCCATTGTGGCATGACCACCATCGGCACACCCAAGCTTAGTGCTTCGAGCGTCGAGTTCCAACCACAGTGAGTCATGAAGCAGCCAACAGCCTTATGAGACAAAACTTCTAATTGAGGGCACCATGTCACCACCAAACCTCTCTCAGTTGTCTCCTCTATAAATTTTGTAGGAAGTTTCTTTGTTTCTGACTCTCTAACTACCCACAAGAAATACCTATCACTCCTCTTTAGGCCCAATGCCAGTTCTTCCATTTGCTCTTCTCCTAAGGCAGCCAAGCTTCCAAAAGATACATAAACAACTGTTCCAGTATCCTTCGAGTCCAGCCATTTCATGCAAGCATCAACACTTGGTTTGAAGAGGCTCAGATTGTAATTCTTGTCGTCCTTCAACCTCTTGTCTAAGTACATTGATGGAACTGTTGGTCCTATGTTCTTGATTGGCCATTGGCTTGAAATCCAGCTCACCACCTGATGGAATTCACGAAAACATTCACAACATATAGATTTGAATAAATTACACCTAAACATCTCGAACACAAGTTCATTGGAAAACAATTGATCGAAAATAAAATCatcatttgttttcttttgttgtgatttgttatacttttatttttcctcccaatttgattatgaagtttttttttttttgttgagagagagagagatttgattctgaagttaaatttaatttttatatgagTTATATTAACGGTTGCCCTTTGGATTAtgattaacaattcattttaggaaaattttgacatcactattatgagaaataaaaaatgctgtcaaaatattaattgcttttttttcctataaaaactttttaaaatggtttattaacaattacttAAGGACATCTGTTGACATCATCAATTCCAAACAATAAATggtttttaaagaaataataaatgttactTTGTGATATATTGTATCAATTTATGATAAAGGAAGCAATGTTACCTGAATATATGAAACTCatcttttcattgttttttttttattaaaagtaggtGGTTAGAGATGTACaatcaaaaaaaggaaatgtcAATGGATTTTAACCTATTCAACCAAGCtcccaattaattttttgatatatttatcATCAATTCCAAACAATAAATGGTTTTTAAATTAATTGGTAGCTTGGTTGAATAGGTTAAAATCCTATGGCGTGTGTGCCATTGTCATGGTGGCAATtccgaaagaaaaaaaaaatcatcttcatGGTTTCAATTTCCCTTGATGTGCTTCAATCATATTTACTCTCTAACAAtaatcaaaacttcattttcaaGAGATGAATACtgaatttttgtcaaaaattgCAAGTTACCCCAAAATAAGAATGTCAATCTAACTAGACTAACCTTTTGGCTTGGTAGGAATTATTATGATGTATATATCTCCGTGTACTTATAATTATGTGTACTAAATGAATGGCCAAATGACTTTTAGTTCAAATGACATATATTATGGTATTTCTAATTGAGAGAAATCTCCAAGTTAAAATCCCTCTCTACCatttaaaatgtataaaaataaaaataaaaataaaaatttgtgttttgaatGTTTGCACTTGCAAATTAAAAGATACATATGCTGGAATTAAAGAACGAAATTACCTCCTCTTCCAACTTATCAAATGAGTTACAAAATACCCAATTCACTTCATGGAGATTATGGTACATTTCCAGGCAAACTCTTAGTAGAGATGGGTATAATCCCGGCTGGGAAATGAAGGTCGGCATGTCATCCATCCTTAGCAGCGGTAGTGAAGGCAATGACACTTCAGGCTCTTGAAGAGGAAGCGTAAATCTCTCCTGATACAAATTGTAATAGATGGCAGCAATTgtgcatgattgagttataaaCGGAGCTGCACCAATACCATGTTGTTTTGCTATGTCTACTGCCCATGGCAAAATGGAATCATAGACAACTAATTTAGTAGCATATCCATAGCTCTTGTTTTTCTCAATAAGGCCTTCTAAACCATGTGAAAACATGGCTTTAAAGCGCTCGCCATACGCTTCCATTGTTTCTGCTGTTATAAGCTCCCCAgagtcatcatcatcatcaatggGCTCAAATGTAACTGAGGTGGCTTGGCCTTTCATGGACTTGACAATGGACTTGGGGGTGAGTAGGGTCACCTTGAGACCCTTTGAGGCTAAGCGTTTGGAGAATTGGAGCATTGGATTTATGTGACCTTGTAAAGGGCAAGGGAGCACAACAATATGGGTAAGAGTAGCTCCTTGttctctctccattttctcTCACTCAATGAACACACAAAAGTATttgttagaacttagaaaagCAATCTACAAGgagtgatatttatattatgatGCTTCAAAGTTGACTGGTAGGTTTGAAATATTggtttgcatatttttttagagattgGTGATAGACATTATAAAAAGAATGCATGACGTAATTAAATATGTAACCTGTTTAATTAGTTGATTTTGATAATCACGAGTGGGGTAGCTTTCTAAAGCCATGTCATTGCAACTATATATGGATCACTTGGAAATAGAAACTAGCTTGTGAAACTCTACCAACGTTCGGGTAGCTTAGTAGGTTAGATATTGGACCAAGTCTCAAGAATGGGATTCGCGCTTTAACAACGAGCTGTGTGTTGGTACTTCTTATATTTCATTTCTATTTCAAACagtccaaaaaataataagtgaGTTTTTCATAAATCCAGAATATGTGGTCTCTCCTGGGAATAGGTAAGATGCTACTATAGTCACGTTCAGGTAAGGAAGTCACACTCATCGCCCCCCTTTacccattttgtttttttaccaaaaaaaaaaaagaaactctgTTGGACTTGCCTTTTTTGCACATTTAGCTGCTAAAACCAAAGAAATTTCAATGTTTAAAATGAGAATTTCAAATAGAAGTacttagcaacaaaaaaaaaaaaaaactcaaatagaagtcaaaaaatttagtaatatatatatatcgttgTTAGATCAAACcatgcacttaaaaaaaaatccaattattaTACAGAAACATATCATAGCCTGGAAATACTTTCCTTCTTCAATATGTTTACCTGTTGAATATATATtacttatataaatttaaattgttgTTGGATTTCagcaagattttatttttagcgTGTTGAATATTGGATTTCAATCAGTTATTACAATTTGGGTAAAACCTATTTATAGCTTCTTAAGTGCTACACGAgcacaattttatgttttattgaCTATATGACCAATGCACTTTCTTACTATAAGTAGTTAATTACAAGTCCCAAAATCACATATTTggatttaattgaaaaacttaatatattatacctaaataattttatggttttacctaaattttaacattttgtGTGCTTATATATGAGTCTAGTTAATGAATGCTCTTAAggtatttattaataaattattttatagaaaacttttaatattactttcataagaaatatataaattatcaaaaaaattaattgtatttttcttttttcataaaacatttCTAAAACTAATCTATTAACAAATGCTTATATCATCTATTTAATGTATAccattctatatatatatatatatatataaatatatatatatatatattttttttttaaattataagaaaagaaaaaaatagctATTATTTTAAAACTCTTTATATCTTCCATAAAAGTAGTACAGAAATTTTCTGAACAACCTCCAAGGAAAacacctattaaaaaaaataccacttcaTCAACTTACTTTTGTACACGTGACTTGTAggtattaagaaaataaattataaaaggctagggacaccaaaaaaaaataaaaaaaaaaaggtccacacaaagtttctctccaaactaatttggagagaaactctacaaactcatcatatttatttatattgagtgtgaatttttaaaatctaactgttagattgcatgttcttgttACATCcttaatgcttacaaaatttcaagaaaatcaaagatcaattgctatgtcattaaataaatgttataatttcaagtttttctaatctaaagttatatatataaaataagttaattgatcaaatagtaaataatattcgatttgaacgaaatttgatatgcatgttaagaacataaaaaacatgaaatttaatggttagattttcaaaattcacacaaaaaaaaaattatgagaaatttAAAGAGTTACTCTCCAAATTAGCTTAGGgagaaactttgtttcaatttttgctcCAATAGCTTTGAGTAGTAAAAGTAAAATGATAAATTCCTTTGTGAATAGTAAAAGTAAAAtgataagttcacaattttATTACTTACGATTCGGCATGGTGCAAGTTATgaaagaaatgttaattttttttgagtaattcTTATACTCATGTGACGAGTTGTGGCCAATATCGTCATTTTACGtggcacaaaaattttttttttttttaattttttaatgtacttAGCATAGATGAATGATGAGATCAAAttgctttttcatttttgtaattttccaaACATTTGATGAcgtttaccccaaaaaaaaaatacatttgatgACATCATTGCTTACGTAAACGTATGTACTAACAAAATGAATAgtacaaaggatttagaatagTATATAATTTCATGAGTAGCCAAATTCAGATAAACCACGTTACCTTTTATTGTCTGTTTGgactaatttattttattaaaattgaaatatttttattaaaaatgttataaataaaaataaaagttagttataatagtacaataaaatttataaataatactaaaaagtataataaagcttataaataataataaaaataacttaaattataaaataaattgacgaaaataatttttaccaaacatTCACTATATTCCTGGGACGAGTAATTCTATGCCACATGACTCACATGTCCAAATCGACAAGAGTAATTGTATGTCTCCTGACTCACATGTCCAAATCAGACAGCATTTTCCCTTATAAAATATCTTATATTTTGTATTAGTcgattttaaattatattttttaggtcctgttctttttttctcttttctttttaagttaataatttgTCCTCTaggattataaatttttattacaactTCATATTAAGTAGACATAGAGTTAATTAAAATTGgggtttattaaaaaaaaaattaaatattaataacaatggtatattattgatattttttctttctttatttttttaaaaaaataagtttatatacaaTATGTGTCAtgacccaaatccatgaaacatgaatttagatgcatgactaacttgctaaccttacctagctcaaaaaaaaaaaatttatttaaacatagTTCAGTaagctccaaataaacaatgctacTGATAAATCTCTTGGAATAACTAAAGttcacaatttataataatctccaaaatactATGAAGTCTAaagcaaaaatgcaaaaataactaataatcttttcaaaactccacaaattggaAACAATCTTCACTATATAAAACGTGAATTACcaaaacaaaggtaactaaaattctatGAGTCTTCAAGTAATACTGAAGTCGCCTACAACTTTCACGCTTTACCTTGCACCTTACAAAGCGATCCAAGGGTTCTATATTCTCAACTACACTTTAATCTGAATATagtaattgatggggtgagtcacacatctagtaagtaattatacagaatatacaacggaatagagtcaagcaaagcatgagtattttaatttttcacaaactcattcaattatatcaaaataattattccaaaatatataatgaatcacttaatacatatataatcacATCTCACAATCATTAGAAAACACATGCATAAAATTGATCAGAGCACaatgtcacatatacacatcacatattaattctcacatacaatcctgtaagctgataccaacatctaacccctgtTGGTGAGGGATCAatacatattctcacatacaatcctgttaGCGAATTTACACAgatctgatcaattctaaaaacacttattttgagtcacatatcacaaaaacaaagtttatacaaaatataataatttacttgatattaacaattatttcaAATATAGAGGCATATCGAAAATCACAATATCGAATAGAACATAAATCAAAGGATGCTTGGCTCTCTTGGGGAACGAATAGAAACTGAGGagtcatataaatatttttacaattgtcGAGGAAGTCTGAAAATTCAATTTGttaaaagaaacattttaaataccatttggaGAAAAGGAATATGACTTTGAAATGACTtggttttaagaaatttaaagaacaagaacatttttaaaaaacttactttgaaactcaattattttatgaaaatagtttagtttagaactcatcttttaaatgagattcGGATGTTCAAAACGTTAtttagaattcaaagtttctctttaaaacattatttaaaagtcaaaatttctcttgcaatagtgtaaaaatgttttttgataaacttttaaaaatgtaaggttaaaaaaatataacttttgaaaatatttaacttctaagaacctaatgaacaaaacttgtgcatattatgtataattacttacagcacttgaatcactctgaaagtctAGCTGAAACACCCTCCAAATAGtctcaaaatactcttaaatagcacctataatcaattatgaaaatcaCTTAATATTCTccacaaaatataaaacttatcAAATTATACAAACTGGCTCACTAGGAaaatactttgctgaactaatAACACTTTTAACACTAAATTAAAGTTTCTCTAACTAATAATATTCCCTTGCATTAATCGAAACTCATATTGCCATAAGGAAGGCAGTAGCCAAAAATATCATTGACCTAGGATTTAATATAAAACCCCAATGAAAATGTAAGAGCCATATACATGAATAGAGATTTGTAATCCATGGCTTGTTCTAGAGACACATAGTGAGCAACCTAGGATTTAATTATATAACTCTGCTGAACACGTGAAGGCCATCTCCATTAATATCTTGATCCATGACTTAATTCATGGATTACACACGGTGGCCCAAAACTAAGATTACATATATATCCCAACGAAACAACTTACAGCCAtcctataatatatgtatatacatcCAAAGAAAACGATAAAGTTgtcctaatatatataaaaccccAATGAAAATATAAGAGCCATATACATGAACAGAGATTTGTAATCCATGGCTTGTTCTAGAGGCACATAGTGGGCAACCTAGGATTTAATTATATAACTCTGCTGAACACGTGAAGGCCATCTCCATTAATAATATCTTGATCCATGACTTAATTCATGGATTACATACAGTGGCCTAAAactatgattatatatatatatatatatatcccaacGAAACAACTTAAAGCCAtcctataatatatgtatatacatccaaagaaaatgataaagttGTCCTAATATATATAACCCCAAACGTTAAAGCCATATTCATATTTAAGATTGAAATTCTAAGATTTTGTTCTAAAATGCTAAGCGTGGGCAGCCTAGTGAAATTGTGTACTGCTAGCaatttaatctaatatatatatcatttcttGTTAAACTCAAAGTCCTCAAATTCAATGGGTACCCAATATAAATTACAACACTACCATAAACATAAGAGTATAACCATCATATCTTTATTTGAATAACACtaatatataaacatatttcCATTGTAATTGAATTGACATGACTTAATCTTACCACGTTGTCAAAaccataaatatatatcaaGGTTTATAAATAGTATAGTAATATTAAGATGGGGTTTTCACCTTATTTTTGTAGCCAAACCTTGTGCCCCTAAACAATTTTACCTCCTTCTTCTATTATGCcacctttctctctccctctcaaattTTCTTTGGCATCCACTTTTTACTAACAAACCTTTCTAATGAAAATCCTAATTTATCTTTTCCTCCACCTTATATTTTAACGCATTAGAGATGTGAGCTTGGTGGGATAGTGGGCTGGAGTTTAAAACCCACTTGAGCTTATCTCTTTAATCTCCAATAAGCCCATAAAACAtcttcctattttttttcttttttttttaattgccacACCAAATTGTATGCactaaaactttaattttctcACCTATTTGTAGCACCACAAAATTGCCTACTCTTATCTTACTGTGTACATACATATAGTACCTcaactatatattaaaaaatgacaagATATAGTGATaatcataaaaacaaaattagagtaTTACAATATGTACACAGAGTTAAATCAACTTTTGACTTTCATTGTCTTATCAATAGACTGTGAATATTGTCAAGatagaataatattttattaaatgatcaaaatcaaaattccaattaaaaagttctaatatttttatatcattatattaTCATGACCCCTTTGATTGGTGAATTATTATTACCTATAGTATTAagtaataattaatttgttaattaaaCACATAGCATAGGGGTCTTATCTAGATTTTTCAAGTTTATGGCATACAATGATTTAGTTGGGCTATTCTATCATAGAGGGGATAGGTCAAATAGAAAACCCTATTCTTTGATTTATGGTTTTTACCAACCATAGAGAACATAAATATTCTTAAAGTAGTGAACATAATTTTTGTACCTAAGCTTGATTGGTGCGGTGTCTTAATTCGATTGATTTTGCTTcaattaagattttcttttctatggtaaattaaattaaattaaatatttttgttttgtattttcacTGAcatgattaaaataatttggGACCATGAATGCTTCACGCTCCTGATAAACACACTTCATACCCATTGTATTTACATTTTACACAAGGTGTGTATACCAAAAAATGTGAAACGATAATTTTCCAATAATTTGAGGAGACGTTGTATTGTTGGTATAGGTAGGTCAACAAACGCATGATTTAACCCGTAGTTCAAGTAACCTGATATGTCTGAATTAGCTTATAGGTCCTctgttttattttgttcttgGCGTGGTGCGTATTACAGGGCAGCtacattcaaaattttttttttggtccattttgCATAAggtggggtttttgaaaaaaaaaaaaatttataatttttaaatcagGTCATTGTTTAACATTTGATACATGGTTTCACAGGATTTTAAAAGAAGTTATAGTGCAAACCATACATTTCTTATAAACCATTATCTGAATGAAGAGTTACTACTTACATTAACATTAGGTAACATTAGGAATGTGAAAGTTTTGTCACAAACTCCGCTATATTCTTATCTGAACTTCCACCTTCGTCGACTGCCTCTTTAGCCAATTCCTTCCATTTCATTGAATTCCTTTTcatctcttttcctctctctccctcaattACTTCCCTTATGCATAGCTCTATTTCTTCTTTGGTACCAATGCCTTTTTCATCCACTTTAACCCTAATTCCTACCTTCCACACATCCATAATGTTCTTTGCATTAGTTGTTTGATCCGACCATTGTGGCATCGCAATCATTGGCACTCCTAAGCTCAATGCCTCAAGTGTCGAGTTCCATCCACAATGAGTCATGAAGCATCCAATCGCCTTGTGAGCCAATACTTCTAGTTGAGGGCACCAACTCACAATTAGTCCTTTCTCTGCtgtttccaataaaaaattattgggaAGCTTTTTCTCTTCAGATTCTCTAACAACCCACAAAAAGTAGCAATTGCTATTCTTTAGGCCCCATATTATCTCCTCCATTTGCTCTTCTCCAAGGGTTGCCATGCTTCCAAATGATGTATAAACGACTGAGCCAATTTCTTTTGTGTCTAACCATTTCATGCAAATGTCCATATTGGGCTTGAAAAGATTAAGGCCATATTCTTTGTCATCCTCCAATCGCTTGTCTAAATACATTGATGGAATAGCCGGTC is a genomic window containing:
- the LOC142630796 gene encoding mogroside I-E synthase-like, with product MEREQGATLTHIVVLPCPLQGHINPMLQFSKRLASKGLKVTLLTPKSIVKSMKGQATSVTFEPIDDDDDSGELITAETMEAYGERFKAMFSHGLEGLIEKNKSYGYATKLVVYDSILPWAVDIAKQHGIGAAPFITQSCTIAAIYYNLYQERFTLPLQEPEVSLPSLPLLRMDDMPTFISQPGLYPSLLRVCLEMYHNLHEVNWVFCNSFDKLEEEVVSWISSQWPIKNIGPTVPSMYLDKRLKDDKNYNLSLFKPSVDACMKWLDSKDTGTVVYVSFGSLAALGEEQMEELALGLKRSDRYFLWVVRESETKKLPTKFIEETTERGLVVTWCPQLEVLSHKAVGCFMTHCGWNSTLEALSLGVPMVVMPQWSDQTTNSKCVMDVWKVGIRVKVDDKGMVTREEIELCINEVMGEKREEMKRNALKWKKLANEALDEGGSSDKNIEEFVAKIVQI
- the LOC142630781 gene encoding mogroside I-E synthase-like, which translates into the protein MGRKIHILVIPYPLQGHLNPMLQFSKRLASKGPRVTFIATSRISKSIQARESSSINFETISDGSEEAQDLETVCEKLKRFKSKVSQNLPKLIEKHNSSKYPPKFLVYDSVLPWALNIARQSGLDGAPFFTQSCVVNAIYYHAHQGTLQMPLEEGTSISLPSMPSLGINDMPTFLSDPGSDPDVLDLVVNQFSNFKEANWLLCNTFDKLEEEVINWMASQCPFKTIGPAIPSMYLDKRLEDDKEYGLNLFKPNMDICMKWLDTKEIGSVVYTSFGSMATLGEEQMEEIIWGLKNSNCYFLWVVRESEEKKLPNNFLLETAEKGLIVSWCPQLEVLAHKAIGCFMTHCGWNSTLEALSLGVPMIAMPQWSDQTTNAKNIMDVWKVGIRVKVDEKGIGTKEEIELCIREVIEGERGKEMKRNSMKWKELAKEAVDEGGSSDKNIAEFVTKLSHS